One window of Stigmatopora nigra isolate UIUO_SnigA chromosome 14, RoL_Snig_1.1, whole genome shotgun sequence genomic DNA carries:
- the med12 gene encoding mediator of RNA polymerase II transcription subunit 12 isoform X6: MMAAFGILSYEHRPLKRPRLGPPDVYPQDPKQKEDELTALNVKQGFNNQPAVSGDEHGSAKNVNFNPSKISSNFSSIIAEKLRYNTFPDTGKRKPQVNQKDNFWLVTARSQSSVNNWFTDLAGTKPLTQLAKKVPIFSKKEEVFGYLAKYLVPVMRSAWMIKMTCAYHAAITETKVKKRHVIDPCIEWTQIITKYLWEQLQKVAEFYRQFPSQGCSSPLPATPADVEMAIKQWEYNEKLAMFMFQDGMLDRHEFLTWVLECFEKVRPGEDELLRLLLPLLLQYSGEFVQSAYLSRRLAYFCTRRLNLLLSDGSPGPGAGGGHQAHGILTPQGNTLPPTPTSQPAGGNQPQTPFTDFYICPQHRPLVFGLSCMLQSIVLCCPSALVWHYSLTDSRNKTGSPLDLLPIAPSSLPMPGGNAAFTQQVRVKLREIEEQVKERGQAVEFRWSFDKCQETTAGFTIGRVLHTLEVLDNHSFEKSDFNNSLDSLYNRIFGSGQSKDGHEMSPDDDAVVTLLCEWAVCCKRSGRHRAMVVAKLLEKRQAEIEAERCGESEVVDEKGSVSSGSLSAATLPVFQDVLLQFLDTQAPTLTEPGNENERVEFSNLVLLFCELIRHDVFSHNIYMCTLISRGDLSSDGHMPRPRSPSDETLDESDRKDQDAGSGIKMEDTGLSESMEIDHNSSANFDEMFSPPMHCESKGSPSPEKSVSEQDCKNTCKDKNTDPAFPQLYEQPRHIQYATHFPIPQEENASHECNQRLVVLYGVGKLRDEARHTIKKITKDILKVLNRKSTAETGGEEGQKRKRSKPEAFPTAEDIFSKFQHLSHFDQHQVTSLVSRNVLEQITSFALGMSYHLPLVQHIQFIFDLMEYSLNISGLIDFAIQLLNELSVVEAELLLKSSSLVGSYTTSLCLCIVAVLRRYHSCLILNPEQTAQVFDWLRIVVKSGVNPADCCSAERCILAYLYDLYISCSHLKIKFGEIFSEFCSKVKNSIYCNIDPSDSNMLWDPVFMMEAIANPSAHNFNHSMVGKILNDSPANRYSFVCNVLMDVCVDHRDPERVNDIGILCAELTAYCRSLSAEWLGILKALCCSSNNGNCGFNDLLCNVDVSDLSFHDSLATFVAILIARQCLLLEDLVRCVAIPSLLNAACSEQDSEPGARLTCRILLHLFKTPQRNPVPQDGLKSDKSSVGIRSSCDRHLLAASQNSIVVGAVFAVLKAVFMLGDAELRGSGLSHSAGLDDLSDGRNVSIETASLDVYAKYVLKTICQQEWVGERCLKSLSEDSSALQDPVLVNIQAQRLLQLICYPHRQLDSDDGDNPQRQRIKRILQNMDQWTMRQSSLELQLMIKQSTNNELYSLLENIAKATIEVFQKSAEMNSNNPSGNGTALQSGSASNSSSTSSKMKPILSSSERSGVWLVAPLIAKLPTSVQGHVLKAAGEELEKGQHLGSSSRKERDRQKQKSMSLLSQQPFLSLVLTCLKGQDEQREGLLTSLYSQVQQIVTNWRDDQYQDDCKAKQMMHEALKLRLNLVGGMFDTVQRSTQQTTEWAVLLLDIISSGTVDMQSNNELFTTVLDMLSVLINGTLAADMSSISQGSMEENKRAYMNLVKKLRKELGDRQLESLEKVRQLLPLPKQTRDVITCEPQGSLIDTKGNKIAGFEKEGLQVSTKQKISPWDVFEGLKHSAPLSWGWFGTVRMDRKVTKFEEQQRFLLYHTHLKPKPRSYYLEPLPLPPEEEEPLTPISQEPEKKMMEAVKPEKNVPTMPADSNKKKPNKKKKTPSAKTEDYGNRTSGVSYGTNMPPELMQNPYSRIPYGQQGMGMYTQNQPLPPGGPGLDPPYRPTRNPPMNKMMSTPRPNYPGMMPTMQGNMPGMMGLEKQYQMVYKPQPNMQQNQMLRHQLQVRLNHSMMGQQIRQMAPNQPYTSMQPSQNLSQGYTSYGSHMGMQPHPSQAGAIVPSAYGTQNFQGSHPGANPAVVDPLRQMQQRPSGYVHQQAPGYAHNMQNAQRFTHQPIQQNPIMHGLGHMGAQGAHPGMRPNQLLTEQQQQQQQQQQQQQQQQQQQQQQAAAAQQQQQQQQYLRQAIRQQQQAQQVQQQQQQQQQQQVQAQQVPPQQQVPQQQQQQQQQQQQQQQQQQQQQQQQQQQPQQQVSGVPPPGQQQNQGLGMQPLPPQQPMVRPNTFPRQGMQQTQQQQQTAALVRQLQQQLSNTQPGQSTNSYF; this comes from the exons ATGATGGCTGCCTTCGGAATCCTCAGTTACGAACACCGGCCGCTTAAGCGGCCCCGGCTCGGGCCTCCGGACGTCTATCCACAAGATCCCAAGCAAAAGGAG GATGAGCTGACTGCATTGAATGTGAAACAAGGATTTAATAACCAGCCGGCCGTGTCAGGTGACGAACATGGCAGTGCCAAAAATGTCAACTTCAACCCTTCTAAG ATCAGTTCAAACTTCAGCAGCATCATCGCCGAGAAACTGCGCTATAACACCTTTCCCGACACGGGCAAGCGCAAGCCGCAGGTCAACCAGAAGGATAATTTCTGGTTGGTCACAGCCAGGTCACAAAGCTCTGTTAATAACTGGTTCACCGATTTGGCTGGCACAAAACCACTAACACAGTTGGCCAAAAAG GTGCCAATTTTCAGCAAGAAGGAGGAGGTTTTCGGGTACTTGGCCAAGTACTTGGTCCCAGTTATGCGCTCCGCGTGGATGATCAAGATGACGTGCGCTTATCATGCAGCCATCACAGAAACTAAAGTCAAAAAGAGACACGTGATCGATCCTTGTATAG AATGGACCCAGATCATTACAAAATATCTGTGGGAGCAGCTGCAGAAAGTGGCTGAGTTCTACAGACAGTTCCCCAGTCAAGGCTGTAGCTCGCCTCTCCCGGCCACCCCTGCTGATGTGGAAATGGCCATCAAGCAGTGGGAGTACAACGAAAAGTTGGCCATGTTCATGTTTCAG GACGGAATGCTGGACCGACACGAGTTTCTCACATGGGTTTTGGAGTGTTTCGAGAAGGTCCGACCTGGGGAGGATGAGCTCCTGAGACTCCTCCTGCCCCTTTTACTGCAG TACTCGGGGGAATTTGTACAGTCGGCCTACTTGTCACGCAGGCTGGCTTACTTCTGCACTCGCCGCCTCAACCTGTTGCTAAGCGACGGCAGCCCGGGCCCTGGCGCCGGCGGCGGCCACCAGGCGCATGGCATTTTGACACCGCAAGGCAACACCCTGCCCCCGACGCCAACCTCCCAGCCGGCAGGAGGGAATCAGCCCCAGACGCCGTTCACAGACTTCTACATTTGTCCCCAGCACCGTCCTTTGGTTTTTGGCCTCAGCTGCATGTTGCAG AGCATAGTTTTGTGTTGCCCCAGTGCACTGGTCTGGCATTACTCTCTAACAGACAGCAGAAACAAAACTGGTTCTCCTTTGGACCTCTTGCCCATTGCCCCATCCAGTTTACCAATGCCAGGGGGAAACGCCGCTTTTACACAGCAG GTCCGTGTAAAACTGCGAGAGATCGAGGAGCAAGTGAAGGAGCGAGGCCAAGCTGTGGAGTTCCGCTGGTCCTTTGACAAGTGCCAGGAGACCACAGCAG GATTCACTATTGGGAGAGTGCTGCACACCTTGGAGGTTTTGGACAACCACAGCTTCGAGAAGTCCGACTTTAATAATTCGCTGGATTCTTTGTACAACCGAATATTTGGCTCAGGCCAGAGCAAGGATGGACATGAG ATGTCGCCAGATGACGACGCAGTGGTGACTCTGCTTTGTGAATGGGCTGTGTGCTGTAAGCGGTCAGGTAGACACAGGGCAATGGTGGTGGCCAAGCTACTGGAGAAGCGGCAGGCTGAAATCGAAGCAGAG cgCTGCGGCGAATCTGAGGTGGTGGATGAGAAGGGCTCGGTGTCATCGGGCTCCCTTTCCGCAGCCACGCTTCCCGTCTTTCAAGATGTTCTGCTTCAGTTCTTAGATACTCAGGCCCCAACACTTA CCGAGCCCGGCAACGAGAATGAGCGAGTGGAATTCTCCAACCTGGTGCTCCTCTTCTGCGAGCTCATCCGCCACGACGTTTTCTCGCACAACATCTACATGTGCACGCTCATCTCCCGCGGCGACCTGTCGTCCGACGGTCACATGCCACGCCCACGCTCCCCCAGCGACGAAACCTTGGACGAGTCGGATCGCAAAGACCAGGATGCGGGCAGCGGGATCAAAATGGAGGACACCGGCCTGTCGGAGTCGATGGAAATCGACCACAACTCCAGTGCCAATTTTGACGAG ATGTTCTCTCCTCCGATGCACTGCGAGTCCAAGGGCAGCCCCTCCCCTGAAAAATCTGTATCTGAGCAGGACTGCAAGAATACCTGCAAAGACAAGAACACGGACCCCGCGTTCCCCCAGCTCTACGAGCAGCCTCGGCATATTCAATATGCCACCCACTTTCCTATTCCTCAG GAGGAGAATGCCAGCCACGAGTGCAACCAGCGACTCGTGGTCCTATACGGCGTGGGCAAATTACGGGACGAGGCCCGACATACCATCAAGAAGATAACCAAAGATATCTTGAAGGTGCTCAACCGCAAAAGCACTGCAGAAACGG ggggCGAGGAGGGACAAAAGCGGAAGAGAAGTAAGCCAGAGGCCTTTCCCACTGCTGAAGATATCTTCTCCAAGTTCCAGCACCTTTCCCATTTTGACCAGCATCAGGTCACTTCGCTG GTGTCCCGAAATGTTTTGGAACAGATTACCAGCTTTGCCTTAGGGATGTCCTATCACTTGCCTCTAGTCCAGCACATTCAGTTCATCTTTGACCTCATGGAGTACTCCCTCAACATTAGTGGCCTCATTGACTTTGCTATTCAG CTTTTAAACGAGCTCAGCGTGGTGGAAGCCGAGCTTCTACTCAAGTCGTCTAGCCTGGTGGGAAGCTACACCACCAGTCTGTGTTTGTGCATTGTTGCTGTGCTCAGGAGGTACCACTCGTGCCTCATACTGAACCCCGAGCAGACTGCACAGGTTTTTGATTG GTTGCGCATTGTTGTCAAGTCAGGTGTAAACCCAGCCGACTGTTGTTCAGCCGAGCGCTGCATCTTGGCCTACTTGTACGACCTCTACATCTCTTGCAGTCATCTGAAAATCAAATTTGGGGAGATTTTCAG TGAGTTTTGCTCTAAAGTGAAGAACTCCATCTACTGCAACATTGACCCTTCGGACTCCAACATGCTGTGGGACCCTGTGTTCATGATGGAGGCCATAGCCAACCCTTCCGCGCACAACTTCAACCACTCTATGGTGGGCAAAATCCTCAACGATAGCCCGGCCAACCGCTACAGCTTTGTATGCAACGTGCTCATGGACGTGTGTGTCGACCACAGGGACCCTGAGAG GGTGAACGATATTGGCATCCTGTGCGCCGAACTGACGGCGTACTGTCGGTCCCTGAGTGCCGAGTGGCTTGGCATTCTCAAGGCGCTGTGCTGCTCCTCCAACAATGGCAACTGCGGCTTCAACGACCTGCTCTGCAATGTTGAT GTTAGCGATCTGTCCTTTCATGACTCCTTGGCGACTTTTGTGGCCATTCTCATAGCGAGACAGTGTCTTCTCCTGGAGGACCTCGTTCGCTGTGTGGCCATTCCATCCCTACTCAATGCAG CCTGCAGTGAGCAAGACTCCGAGCCAGGAGCTCGACTCACCTGCAGGATTTTGCTGCACCTTTTTAAGACGCCACAGCGCAACCCTGTCCCCCAAGACGGCCTCAAGTCGG ATAAATCTTCCGTCGGTATCCGGTCGTCGTGTGACCGCCATCTCCTGGCGGCCTCGCAGAACAGTATCGTCGTGGGAGCCGTTTTCGCCGTGCTCAAAGCCGTCTTCATGTTAG GTGATGCTGAGCTAAGGGGTTCGGGACTGTCCCACTCGGCTGGCCTTGATGACTTATCGGATGGACGCAATGTCTCCATAGAAACGGCCAGCTTGGATGTGTATGCCAAGTATGTTCTGAAGACCATCTGCCAGCAG GAATGGGTGGGAGAACGCTGCCTCAAGTCTCTGTCTGAAGACAGCAGTGCCCTCCAGGACCCAGTACTGGTAAACATTCAGGCCCAGAGGCTCCTGCAGCTCATTTGCTACCCTCACAGACAGCTGGACAGCGACGATGGAGACAACCCTCAGAGGCAGCGCATTAAACGCATCCTACAG AATATGGACCAGTGGACGATGAGGCAGtcatctctggagctccagctgaTGATCAAACAGAGCACAAACAAT GAGCTGTATTCTCTGTTAGAGAACATTGCCAAGGCAACGATCGAGGTGTTTCAGAAATCAGCTGAGATGAACTCCAATAACCCCTCAGGGAATGGCACAGCCCTCCAAAGCGGCTCTGCATCAAACAGCAGCAGCACTAGCAGCAAAATGAAACCCATTTTAAG ttCTTCTGAGAGGTCAGGTGTGTGGCTGGTGGCTCCATTGATAGCCAAGCTTCCCACTTCAGTTCAGGGTCACGTCCTGAAAGCAGCTGGGGAGGAGCTGGAGAAAGGACAGCACCTTGGGTCTTCATCACGAAAGGAGAGAGATCGCCAGAAGCAGAAAAG tATGTCACTGCTGAGCCAGCAACCATTCCTCTCTTTGGTGCTGACCTGCCTGAAAGGTCAGGATGAGCAGCGTGAGGGTCTTCTCACCTCGCTCTACAGCCAAGTTCAGCAGATCGTCACCAACTGGCGAGACGACCAGTACCAGGATGACTGCAAAGCCAAGCAAATGATGCACGAGGCTCTGAAGCTGCGACTCAATCTT GTGGGAGGCATGTTCGACACGGTGCAGCGCAGCACCCAGCAGACCACCGAGTGGGCCGTCCTCCTGCTCGACATCATCAGCAGCGGAACCGTGGACATGCAGTCCAACAA CGAACTCTTCACTACCGTACTGGACATGCTGAGCGTGCTGATTAATGGCACGCTGGCCGCTGACATGTCCAGCATCTCTCAGGGCAGCATGGAGGAGAATAAGAGAGCCTACATGAATCTAGTCAAGAAGCTCAGG AAAGAGCTCGGGGATCGGCAGCTGGAGAGCTTGGAGAAGGTTCGGCAGCTGCTGCCACTACCCAAGCAAACGCGTGATGTCATCACATGCGAACCTCAGGGCTCCCTCATCGACACCAAGGGGAACAAGATAGCTGGTTTTGAAAAAGAG GGGCTTCAAGTTTCGACCAAGCAGAAGATCTCCCCCTGGGATGTTTTTGAGGGACTCAAACATTCGGCGCCTCTCTCGTGGGGCTGGTTTGGTACGGTACGCATGGACCGTAAAGTGACCAAATTTGAGGAACAGCAGCGCTTCCTGCTCTACCACACACATCTGAAGCCCAAGCCTCGTAGCTACTACCTGGAGCCACTCCCACTGCCACCCGAAGAAGAGGAGCCGTTGACACCCATCTCGCAGGAGCCCGAGAAGAAGATGATGGAAGCGGTGAAGCCGGAGAAAAACGTGCCCACCATGCCCGCAGATTCAAACAAAAAGAAGcccaacaagaagaagaaaactccTTCGGCCAAGACTGAG GATTATGGGAATCGCACTTCTGGCGTGAGCTACGGGACCAACATGCCACCGGAGCTCATGCAGAATCCTTACAGTAGGATTCCCTATGGCCAGCAGGGCATGGGCATGTACACACAGAACCAGCCTCTACCTCCCG GAGGGCCCGGTTTAGATCCCCCCTACAGGCCTACTCGCAACCCCCCAATGAACAAGATGATGAGCACGCCACGGCCCAACTATCCGGGCATGATGCCCACCATGCAGGGGAATATGCCCGGGATGATGGGTCTGGAAAAGCAGTACCAAATGGTCTACAAGCCTCAGCCTAACATGCAGCAGAACCAGATGTTGCGCCACCAGCTGCAGGTCAGACTG AATCACAGCATGATGGGGCAGCAGATTCGACAGATGGCACCCAACCAACCGTACACTTCAATGCAGCCATCTCAA AACTTATCTCAGGGCTACACATCATACGGCTCACATATGGGGATGCAGCCACACCCGTCCCAAGCTGGTGCCATCGTGCCCTCCGCCTATGGGACCCAGAACTTTCAGGGCTCCCACCCAGGGGCAAACCCGGCCGTGGTGGATCCTCTGAGGCAAATGCAGCAGAGGCCCAGCGGTTATGTTCACCAGCAGGCGCCGGGATATGCACATAATATGCAGAATGCACAGAG GTTTACCCACCAGCCTATCCAGCAGAATCCCATCATGCACGGTCTTGGTCACATGGGTGCCCAGGGCGCCCATCCAGGCATGAGGCCCAATCAGTTGCTGAcagaacaacaacagcagcaacaacagcaacagcagcaacagcagcagcagcaacaacaacaacagcaacaagcAGCGGCAgcacaacagcaacaacaacagcagcagtacCTCAGACAAGCAATCAGA